Proteins encoded in a region of the Photobacterium profundum SS9 genome:
- a CDS encoding oxidative stress defense protein — MKKHLLAVVLGTSSFISAGAMAADVSFPHLETTGVGEVIAQPDMAVFSVEVTETRPTAKEAKQAVDKAVTAFNERLKKAGVERSDIESANIRLNPQYHYPKDQKPELTGYRASRHVTVTVKKLENLNAYLDGALGDGINGINNIQLKVSNEKEFAEQARLAAIKDAQAKAKSLAAGFGEKIDGVWKISYQPSMIRPVMMRAMAMDSGANTEASYQDSQITIRDRVEVVFRLEE; from the coding sequence ATGAAGAAGCATTTACTGGCAGTTGTTTTAGGCACGAGTTCATTCATTTCTGCAGGCGCGATGGCTGCTGATGTCAGTTTTCCACACCTTGAAACAACAGGTGTAGGTGAAGTGATTGCTCAACCTGATATGGCTGTGTTTTCTGTTGAAGTAACAGAAACTCGTCCAACCGCCAAAGAAGCCAAACAAGCGGTAGACAAAGCGGTAACAGCATTCAATGAGCGCCTAAAGAAAGCGGGTGTAGAGCGTAGTGATATTGAAAGTGCTAACATTCGCCTTAACCCACAATATCATTACCCAAAAGATCAAAAGCCTGAATTAACGGGTTACCGTGCTAGCCGCCATGTAACTGTGACAGTGAAAAAGTTAGAAAACCTTAATGCTTACCTTGATGGTGCATTAGGTGATGGTATTAATGGGATCAACAATATTCAGCTTAAAGTGAGCAATGAAAAGGAGTTTGCTGAGCAAGCACGTCTTGCAGCAATAAAAGATGCGCAAGCGAAAGCAAAATCCTTGGCTGCGGGCTTTGGTGAAAAAATTGACGGGGTATGGAAGATTAGCTATCAGCCATCAATGATACGCCCTGTAATGATGCGTGCAATGGCGATGGACTCTGGGGCGAATACTGAAGCATCTTACCAAGATTCTCAGATCACCATTCGAGATCGTGTTGAAGTGGTCTTTAGGCTTGAAGAGTAA
- a CDS encoding LysR family transcriptional regulator ArgP, which yields MRGVDYRWVAALDAVIAQRGFERAAEKLCITQSAVSQRIKQLEKLMAQPLLVREQPPRPTAAGQKLLGLYRRVRLLEQEVLPEITPDDISQPLSVALATNADSLATWLLPALSPLLKSRFIELNLLVEDEARTLDKLRSGEVVGAISMEAGVIPGCVADYLGRMNYLCVASPDFQQKYFSNGVTQANLVSAPGVVFDHHDDMHEVFVQQYFNLPIGSVMKHTVRSSEAFVRIATEGIAYCLIPEVQIQRELDRGDLVNVTPELSLVRNLYWHHWALESGVLTELSERLIQYARQALPQ from the coding sequence ACCCAATCGGCAGTTTCTCAACGGATTAAGCAGCTTGAGAAGCTAATGGCACAACCTTTGTTAGTCAGAGAGCAACCCCCAAGACCGACGGCAGCAGGGCAGAAGCTATTAGGTTTGTATCGCCGAGTTAGGTTATTAGAACAAGAAGTTCTGCCAGAAATCACGCCTGATGACATTAGCCAACCACTATCGGTTGCATTGGCGACAAATGCCGATAGTTTGGCAACATGGTTATTACCAGCATTAAGCCCACTATTAAAATCGCGGTTTATTGAGCTGAACTTATTGGTTGAAGATGAAGCTCGCACCTTAGATAAGTTGCGCAGTGGGGAGGTTGTAGGGGCGATCAGTATGGAGGCAGGGGTAATTCCTGGATGCGTGGCTGATTATCTTGGACGAATGAATTACTTATGTGTTGCAAGCCCAGACTTTCAACAAAAATATTTTTCGAATGGTGTTACCCAAGCTAACTTAGTATCAGCCCCTGGGGTTGTGTTTGATCATCATGATGATATGCATGAAGTGTTTGTGCAGCAATATTTTAATTTACCTATCGGTAGCGTGATGAAACACACGGTAAGATCCTCTGAAGCATTTGTGCGGATCGCCACTGAAGGGATCGCATATTGCTTGATCCCTGAAGTACAGATCCAGAGAGAACTTGATCGCGGAGATCTCGTTAATGTTACCCCTGAGCTTTCTTTGGTTCGTAACTTGTATTGGCATCATTGGGCATTAGAAAGCGGTGTGTTAACCGAACTATCGGAACGGTTAATTCAGTATGCTCGGCAGGCTTTGCCGCAATAG